One window of bacterium genomic DNA carries:
- a CDS encoding ribonuclease H-like YkuK family protein: MVTKNDDAALHTSIEVVAQGMDELLFNTSVGLHLTPMQVAQEIVRFMCEDATRKYKVTLGTDSMRLTGNAADFVTAIVVHRVGRGGRYFWRRIELDNFHTMRDRITHEVIMSLEIATGFLTKLEEAKNAATANVPHYDFEIHVDVGENGATKAMIQELVGMVRAHNFEARIKPESYAASNIADKHT; the protein is encoded by the coding sequence ATGGTTACAAAAAACGATGACGCAGCATTACACACATCCATCGAAGTTGTAGCACAGGGTATGGACGAACTGCTTTTCAACACATCGGTCGGGCTTCACCTCACCCCAATGCAAGTGGCGCAAGAAATCGTGCGCTTCATGTGCGAAGATGCGACCCGGAAATACAAAGTGACGCTCGGCACCGACTCCATGCGGCTCACGGGAAACGCGGCGGATTTTGTGACCGCAATCGTCGTGCATCGTGTGGGACGCGGCGGACGGTATTTTTGGCGCCGTATTGAGCTGGACAACTTCCACACCATGCGCGACCGCATCACACACGAAGTCATCATGTCGCTGGAAATTGCCACAGGGTTTCTCACAAAACTCGAAGAAGCAAAAAACGCGGCAACGGCAAACGTGCCGCATTATGATTTTGAAATTCACGTGGACGTCGGAGAAAACGGCGCGACCAAAGCGATGATCCAGGAACTCGTCGGCATGGTGCGCGCGCACAACTTTGAAGCGCGAATCAAACCCGAAAGCTACGCGGCATCAAACATCGCCGATAAACATACCTAA
- a CDS encoding ribonuclease H-like domain-containing protein yields MDKLVIDIETKNTFADVGGQFNLHKLEASFVGIYSYNENSYLSFFEKDFDKLGRVLQKAGLVIGFSINRFDIPVMKKYYESGNNFSTGVNFNIFAVERLDLLEEIERAIGSRISLDLLAKENLGIGKTHHGLDAVKFYREGNMEELKNYCLHDVKITKDLYELAKKQGYLMVPQRDNPQPLKVALSFKETYMPATLF; encoded by the coding sequence ATGGACAAGTTAGTCATTGATATAGAAACCAAAAACACGTTCGCCGATGTCGGCGGACAATTTAACCTCCACAAACTGGAGGCGTCGTTTGTGGGCATTTATTCATACAACGAAAACTCTTACCTCTCATTTTTTGAAAAAGATTTTGATAAGCTTGGACGGGTGCTCCAAAAAGCCGGACTCGTCATCGGCTTCAGCATCAACCGCTTTGATATTCCGGTGATGAAAAAATATTACGAGTCCGGCAACAACTTCTCCACCGGAGTCAATTTCAACATCTTCGCGGTGGAGCGGCTGGATCTCCTGGAAGAAATTGAACGCGCCATCGGCAGCCGCATCAGTTTGGATTTGCTCGCCAAAGAAAACCTCGGTATCGGCAAAACACACCACGGTTTGGACGCGGTGAAATTTTACCGCGAAGGCAACATGGAGGAGCTCAAGAATTATTGCCTGCACGATGTGAAAATTACCAAAGACTTATATGAACTCGCGAAGAAGCAAGGGTACCTCATGGTGCCGCAGCGGGATAATCCGCAGCCGCTCAAAGTGGCGTTGAGTTTCAAGGAGACATACATGCCGGCGACGCTGTTCTAG
- a CDS encoding DNA translocase FtsK — protein sequence MKRKPKKERGEDRDEAPRESGLHMSAGTKKSVAAVLLLGVAVVLLLASFAKAGPAGTFLFDILYKLFGWGYYLWPFIAFVIALSLLLSAEEKFFAMTAVGAGGFIAGGLGLIDIVFPEKGGLIGNGIGALEVPFGYIAGIVLTGCIMIASLLIALDAKIVLLRPKKEAGEEDEEKETPEPVAKKPAMEQHAIVVKSGDGKKETMTLDLKGKKTEREEEEEKPKHEEADEKELSISYGSKASARNTKEPYKPQNYTAPPLSLLKSSTEKPTSGDLRANANIIKRTLESFGIPVEMGEINIGPKVTRYTLKPAEGIKITRILALNQDLALALAAHPIRIEAPIPGKSLVGIEVPNKSAAIVRLGTLLGYQEFAASSPLSFVLGRDVTGDPIFANIEKMPHMMIAGATGSGKSVAIHAMIISLLYKNSPETLKFIMIDPKRVELSVYDGIPHLVAPVITEGKKSVGVFRWAISEMERRYEILLQAGARDIKSYNKSNQPPLPFIVIVVDELADLMASYGREIETSIVRLAQMARATGIHLIVSTQRPSVEVITGLIKANITARVALQVASQVDSRTILDMGGAEKLLGGGDMLFISSDYSKPKRIQGAYVSEEEINKVSDFVMENNLGAERVKSEAKDTEAAIAAEGAQAIEAPATMGSVNFDEALPDDDDELYDEAVKVVMEAKKASASLLQRRLKVGYARAARLLDMMEAKGVVGPGDGAKPREVFLESSGPELKPKDFPGGNDDANA from the coding sequence ATGAAGCGCAAACCAAAGAAAGAACGTGGAGAGGATCGCGATGAGGCGCCCCGCGAAAGCGGCTTGCACATGAGCGCGGGGACAAAGAAAAGCGTCGCGGCGGTGCTACTTCTTGGTGTCGCGGTGGTACTGCTCCTCGCAAGTTTCGCGAAAGCCGGCCCGGCAGGCACATTTCTTTTTGATATCCTCTACAAGCTGTTCGGCTGGGGCTATTACCTCTGGCCGTTTATCGCGTTCGTCATCGCGCTCTCGCTGCTGCTCTCCGCGGAAGAAAAGTTTTTTGCCATGACCGCCGTGGGAGCGGGGGGGTTTATCGCCGGCGGCCTCGGCCTCATTGATATTGTATTTCCGGAAAAAGGCGGTCTCATCGGAAACGGTATCGGCGCCTTGGAGGTCCCTTTCGGCTACATCGCGGGCATCGTCCTCACCGGATGCATCATGATCGCCTCGCTCCTCATCGCGCTGGACGCGAAAATCGTGCTGTTGCGGCCGAAAAAAGAAGCCGGCGAAGAAGACGAAGAAAAAGAAACGCCGGAGCCGGTCGCAAAGAAACCGGCAATGGAACAGCACGCGATTGTGGTGAAATCCGGTGACGGAAAAAAAGAAACGATGACGCTGGACCTTAAGGGCAAAAAAACCGAGCGCGAGGAAGAAGAAGAAAAACCGAAGCATGAGGAGGCGGACGAGAAAGAATTAAGCATTTCCTACGGCTCAAAAGCTTCGGCCCGCAACACGAAAGAACCCTACAAACCCCAAAACTACACCGCGCCGCCGCTTTCGCTATTAAAATCCTCCACCGAGAAGCCGACCTCCGGCGACTTGCGCGCAAATGCAAACATTATTAAGCGCACACTGGAGAGCTTTGGCATTCCGGTAGAAATGGGCGAGATTAACATCGGACCGAAAGTCACCCGCTATACCTTAAAACCCGCGGAAGGCATTAAAATTACGCGCATTTTGGCGCTGAATCAAGACCTCGCCTTGGCGCTCGCCGCGCACCCCATCCGCATTGAGGCGCCGATTCCGGGAAAGTCACTCGTAGGCATTGAGGTGCCGAACAAATCCGCGGCAATCGTGCGGCTTGGCACGCTCCTCGGCTATCAGGAGTTCGCCGCATCCAGCCCGTTATCATTCGTACTCGGACGCGACGTGACCGGCGATCCCATTTTTGCGAACATCGAAAAAATGCCGCACATGATGATTGCGGGCGCGACCGGCTCCGGCAAAAGCGTTGCCATCCACGCGATGATTATTTCGCTCTTGTACAAAAACTCGCCGGAAACGCTGAAGTTCATTATGATTGACCCGAAGCGCGTGGAGCTCTCCGTCTACGACGGCATCCCCCACCTCGTCGCTCCCGTCATCACCGAAGGCAAAAAATCCGTTGGCGTGTTCCGCTGGGCGATTTCCGAAATGGAGCGCCGCTACGAGATTCTGCTCCAGGCCGGCGCGCGCGACATTAAAAGCTATAACAAATCAAACCAACCCCCGCTCCCCTTTATTGTTATTGTTGTGGATGAGCTGGCAGACCTTATGGCTTCCTACGGCCGGGAAATTGAAACCTCTATCGTGCGCCTCGCGCAAATGGCGCGCGCGACCGGCATTCACTTGATTGTCTCAACACAGCGCCCATCGGTGGAAGTCATCACCGGACTCATTAAAGCGAACATCACCGCGCGTGTTGCCTTGCAGGTCGCGAGCCAAGTGGACTCGCGCACCATTCTTGACATGGGTGGCGCGGAAAAATTGCTGGGCGGAGGTGATATGCTGTTTATCTCGTCCGATTACTCAAAACCGAAACGCATCCAAGGGGCTTATGTCAGCGAAGAAGAAATAAACAAAGTGTCGGACTTTGTCATGGAAAACAACCTTGGCGCCGAGCGCGTGAAAAGCGAAGCAAAAGATACCGAAGCCGCCATCGCGGCGGAGGGAGCACAGGCAATAGAGGCACCGGCCACGATGGGTTCGGTAAATTTTGACGAGGCCTTGCCAGACGATGACGATGAGCTCTATGATGAAGCGGTGAAAGTCGTGATGGAAGCGAAGAAGGCATCCGCCTCCCTCCTCCAACGACGGCTGAAAGTCGGGT